In Tenrec ecaudatus isolate mTenEca1 chromosome 4, mTenEca1.hap1, whole genome shotgun sequence, a single window of DNA contains:
- the TPBGL gene encoding trophoblast glycoprotein-like: protein MAPRAGQAGAGGPLLPGLLLVAAALSPRAAPCPFQCYCFAGPKLLLRCASGAELRQPPRDVPPDARNLTIVGANLTVLRAAAFAGGDAAGDEEGAGVRLPLLAALRLTQNNIEVVEDGAFDGLPSLAALDLSQNPLRALGGAAFRGLPALRSLQLNHALLQRGPALLDALDAALAQLAGLRFLGLAGNALGHLPPAALRLPRLEQLDARRNALTVLGADELRALERDGDLAGPRLLLANNPLRCGCTARPLLTWLRNATERIPDARRLRCAAPRPLLNRSFLDLEEAELRCAAEGNADGRGDNAELAGPELEASYVFFGLVLALIGLIFLMVLYLNRRGIQRWMRNLREACRDQMEGYHYRYEQDADPRRAPAPAAPASSRATSPGSGL from the coding sequence ATGGCCCCGCGCGCGGGACAGGCGGGGGCCGGGGGCCCGCTGCTGCCGGGGTTGCTGCTGGTGGCAGCGGCGCTGAGCCCTCGCGCCGCGCCCTGTCCCTTCCAGTGCTACTGTTTCGCCGGCCCCAAGCTGCTCCTCCGCTGCGCGTCGGGCGCCGAGCTCCGGCAGCCGCCGCGGGACGTGCCGCCCGACGCGCGCAACCTCACCATCGTGGGCGCCAACCTGACCGTGCTGCGCGCTGCCGCCTTCGCCGGCGGGGACGCGGCCGGGGACGAGGAGGGGGCGGGCGTGCGCCTGCCGCTGCTGGCCGCGCTGCGCCTCACGCAAAACAACATCGAGGTGGTGGAGGACGGCGCCTTCGACGGACTGCCCAGCCTGGCGGCGCTCGACCTGAGCCAGAACCCGCTGCGCGCCCTGGGCGGCGCCGCCTTCCGCGGGCTGCCCGCGCTGCGCTCGCTGCAGCTCAACCACGCGCTGCTTCAGCGCGGCCCCGCGCTGCTGGACGCGCTGGACGCCGCGCTGGCCCAGCTGGCCGGCCTGCGCTTCCTGGGCCTGGCGGGCAACGCGCTCGGCCACCTGCCGCCCGCCGCGCTGCGCCTGCCGCGCCTCGAGCAGCTGGACGCGCGCCGGAACGCGCTCACCGTCTTGGGCGCAGACGAGCTTCGTGCGCTGGAGCGCGATGGCGACCTCGCGGGGCCTCGCCTGCTGCTGGCCAACAACCCTCTGCGCTGCGGCTGCACCGCGCGCCCTCTGCTGACCTGGCTGCGCAACGCCACGGAGCGCATCCCGGACGCGCGGCGCCTCCGCTGCGCCGCCCCGAGGCCGCTGCTCAATCGCTCcttcctggacctggaggaggcgGAGCTGCGGTGCGCTGCCGAGGGCAACGCCGACGGCCGCGGGGACAACGCGGAACTGGCCGGCCCCGAGCTGGAGGCCTCCTACGTCTTCTTCGGGCTAGTGCTGGCGCTTATCGGCCTCATCTTCCTCATGGTGCTCTACCTGAACCGCCGCGGCATCCAGCGCTGGATGCGCAACCTGCGCGAGGCCTGCAGGGACCAGATGGAGGGCTACCACTACCGCTACGAACAGGACGCAGACCCTCGCCGCgctcctgccccagcagcccccgCCAGCTCCCGAGCCACCTCCCCGGGCTCAGGCCTCTGA